The Candidatus Palibaumannia cicadellinicola genomic sequence ACGAATAATCGTGTTACTACTAGCTTAGATGCAATATTGCTCAATCGTTGGTTAGGAATACCACTGTTTTTTTTAGTAATATATCTAATGTTTATACTCACAATAAAACTAGGTGGTTCACTACAGCCACTATTTGAGGCGGTGTCAAAGATTATTGTGATAGAAAGTACTCAATTGCTTAGTTATCAGTTGCATGCACCACGATGGCTAACACTATTACTGATACAGGGTATTGGTGGTGGTATCAACACCTTGCTACCTTTGATTCCGCAGATCAGTCTGATGTATTTTTGCCTATCGTTTTTAGAAAATTCGGGCTACATGGCTCGTACTGCTTTTGTGATAGATAAGCTAATGCAATATCTAGGCCTACCAGGAAAATCTTTTGTACCTCTAATTATTGGTTTTGGCTGTAATATACCAGCAGTTATGGGGGCACGTACCCTAAATGTTCACCGAGATCGTCTTATGACAATAATGATGGCACCTTTTATGTCATGTGGCGCTAGACTTACTATTTTTACTATTTTCGCATCAATATTTTTTAGCAATAATGGTGCAACTCTAGTCTTCTCTCTCTATATGCTAGGCATTATAGTAGCGATATTTACCGGACTTATGCTGAAATATGTTTTCATGTACGATGAGAGAATTCCATTTATTATGGAACTACCAGTTTATCACATGCCTCATATGAAACATCTATTACTACAAACTTGGCAACTATTGAAAAATTTTATGCGGCGCACTAGTAAAGTTATTGTACTAGCTAGTGTGATTATTAGTCCCCTAGATAGCTTTACACTACATGGGCATCTAGCGGATAATGTTCATAATTCAATACTAGCTTCGATTAGTAAAAAAATTACGCCTCTACTGAAACCGATTGGTGTACAGGAAGAAAACTGGCAGGCGACTATTGCTCTTATGAGTGGAGCAATAGCTAAAGAGATGGTGGTAAGTACGCTTAATACCCTCTACACTTTCGAGCAAATGACACTGGTACATACACCATTTGAGTTTAATAAGTTTAATTTCTTGGCAACTTTATCCAACGGTTTAGCAGATACTTGGCAAAACATACAAGATACTTTTTGTATAAATAGTTTATATCACCAGATAGAAGTAAAAACTAGTAAAAACGACCAAAAAATAATGATGAACTACAACTCAATGAGTATGATGAGTCGCAAGTTTGGTAGCGCTACCGCAGCCTACAGTTACCTAATTTTTGTTTTGTTATATGTACCTTGCGTCTCGGTTCTAGGAGTAATAGCCCATGAGAGCAATATAAGCTGGATGATATTAGCTGCATTATGGGGGTGTAATATAGCTTACTCTTTAGCTACATTATTTTACCAAATCGCTACGTTTAGCTATCATTATTTTTACAGTATGATAGCAATCATGTTAGTTTTAAGCATGAATTGCTTATTAATAATAGTACTTTATAATTTACGTCATCATTTTAATAAATCATAAATGTTATGTCAAAATTATTACAAATTCGTGACACGCTAGTCTTACTCGACCAAGCAGATGCGCGTACTTTAAGCTTGCTACTAAATATTCCTAAAACCATGACCCAAGCAATATTAGAAATATTAGAAATAAGAGGACAAATCGAGAAAGTAAGCAATAACACTATTAAAACTTGTGAGGATTGTAGTCATAATTGTAATTTGCCTTATTATCGGTTACGGTCACCAAAAAGTTAATCAAGTTAAAGCTGTGGTCCAGCGCTATGTAATCCCTGTACTTGTACTGCAAACATTTTAGTTAATTGATTAAAATTATCGATAAAACTTTGAGCGAGATCGCTCGCTTTTTTCTGCCATTCAGCTTGATTGACATAAGTCATACGTGGATCGAGAAGAGTACTATTGATACCAACTAGATTTTGAGGTATAGTTAGATTAAAAATTGGTAGGTTTATTTTTGGCGCCTCATTAATCTTTCTGCTTAATATCGCATTGATAATTATCCGGGTATCTGTAATAGATATACGATTACCACTGCCATTCCAACCCGTATTTACTAAGTAAGCACTAGTACCAACAGCCTCCATCCTCTTAGCTAGCATAGCCGCATATATCGTCGGATGCAGTGATAAAAAAGCTGCTGCAAAACAAGCGGAGAATGTGGGAATCGGTGCCATTACACCACGTTCAGTACCAGATAACTTTGCGGTAAAACCAGATAAGAAATAATATTGTGCTTGTTCTGCCGTTAAAGTTGCTACTGGTGGTAACACACCGAAGGCGTCGGCTGTCAGAAAAATTACCGTCGAAGCATGGCTAGCATACGATACTGGTTTGACAATATTTTCGATATGATAAATTGGGTAGGATACACGTGTATTTTCAGTTTTACTACTGTCATTGTAATCTACTGAACCATCAATTCGTACTACTACGTTTTCTAACAGCGCATCACGTCGGATGGCCTGAAAAATATCTGGCTCTGCCTCTGCATTTAAGTGCATAGTTTTAGCATAGCAGCCACCTTCTAAATTAAAAATACCATTATCGTCCCAACCATGTTCATCGTCGCCAATAAGGCGTCGTTTAGAATCATGAGAGAGTGTAGTTTTGCCTGTGCCTGATAGGCCGAAGAAAAGTGCTACATCATCATTTGCACCAACATTAGCCGAACAATGCATCGATGCTATGCCTTTCAGTGGCAATTTATAGTTCATCACCGAAAATATGCCTTTTTTCATTTCGCCTCCGTACCAAGTACCACCAATCAGCTGCATTCCTTCGGTTAAATTAAAAGCAATAAAATTTTCTGAATGCATACCTTGTTCGCGCCAATTAGGGTTAGTACATTTGGCCCCGTTTAGTACCACAAAGTCAGGTTCAAAAACTTTGAGATCTGTTTCATTTGGACGGATAAACATATTTTTTACGAAATGTGCCTGCCAAGCAACTTCAGTGATGAAGCGCACCCGTAATCTATTGTCTTCCTTAGCGCCGCAAAATACATCAATAATAAATAAACGCTTGCTGCTTAGCTGCTTACCTACCAATATCTTGAGATGTTCCCAGGTATCTTGGCTAATAGGATGATTATCATTATCGTTCTGATCATCTGACCACCATAATTTATGGCTGGTATTTTTATCCCGTACTAAATATTTATCAAACGGTGATCGACCAGTAAAAATACCAGTATTTACCGCTACTGCGCCTGAGCTAGTAACAGTACAGCGCTCAAAACCAGTTAAGTACTGGTTAGTCTCTTCGACAAATAACTGCTCAAAACTAGGATTATATATTATTTCACAGCAGTCTGTAATTCCATAACTAATTAAGTTTAACTGCTGTAGATTCATCTTTTTACTTACCATATTAATATTGTTTTTAAGATACTAGAATTTTTTTCTGAACTAAATTACCTGAATGTTTCTAACAAGGTAATTTTTAGAGAAGTAGTTAATTATAAACCGTGCTGATGCAACTAGCATCTAGCTTGGTACGACCTATAATAAGCTTATTCTATAATAAATTATTGTTCTATTTTGTTTTTTTCCACTTGAAATAAGCCGCTGCTTTATTAGTTATTAATAATAGATTGTGCTGATAGCTTGCAGCACAATCTATTATTAACGCACAATGTAGAGAAACTCTATTTGGTAACTCTATTCTATTTTACGGAACTTTTATGGATAACATATTGCACAAACCAAAAATCAACTATGTAGAGACCGTAGCTAGGTCACGTCTATTTACTATTGAATCAGTTAATTTGGAGTTTAGTAATGGTGTTTGTAGAGTATACGAACGAATGCAGCCATCAGATCGTGAATCGGTAATGATAGTACCAGTCATAGATGATCACCTTTTGCTAATTCGTGAGTATGGTGTTGGTATTGAGGACTATGAGCTTAGCTTTCCAAAAGGACTCATCGATGCCGGCGAAGAAATTATGGAAGCTGCAAATCGTGAACTTATGGAAGAAGCTGGCTACGGTGCACAGAATTTCACATTTCTCCATAGCTTAACTATAGCGCCTTCTTATTTATCTAGTAAAATGAATATTGTGGTAGCCCAAAAGCTTTATCCACAAAAGCGGCAAGGCGATGAGCCAGAAACGTTGCCACTAGTTCGCTGGCCAGTATCACATATGTTAGCATTACTAAATGAAATAGATTTTTGTGAGGCACGTAATATCAGCGCGCTGTTTCTTGCCCACGCTTGGTTAAGATAGATGACGAGCCAATCAAAAATACAATAGTATAATTTTATATTAGAAATAGAGTTAGCTATCCTTATCTTTTGCATAATTTATGTAACTATAGCCTATAAACTATATCAAATTATTTATAGTTCATATACTATGTTTTTAATACGTTTGATTTGTTTTACATCAGCTGATCTATTGCAGCAATAAAAATTACTAGTAATTCTGGCAATCCTTAATTTAAGATAGCCATCTAGAAGTTAATACATCTATAACTGTGGCTCGGGTAGATAACATGATGCGTATTATCATTATCAAAGTATCGGTAAATAACTGATACTATCCCCAGCGCTATGCCGTCATAATCTCTATCTCAACCGTCTCTAAAGGTAAAAAGATCAATGGCTAAGCACTTATTTACATCGGAATCTGTTTCCGAAGGGCATCCTGATAAAATAGCGGATCAGATTTCTGACGCAGTGTTAGACGCTATCTTAGCACAAGATTTGAAAGCACGCGTTGCTTGTGAAACTTATGTTAAAACCGGTATGGTGCTGGTTGGTGGCGAAATAACCACCAGTGCTTGGATTGATATCGAAGAACTAACCCGCAATACCATCCGTGAGATTGGTTACACTCATTCAGATATGAAATTTGACGCTAACTCCTGCGCGGTTTTGAGTCTAATTAGTAAACAGTCGCCAGATATTAATCAGGGTATTGATCGTACTGATCCAATAGAACAGGGAGCGGGGGACCAGGGTTTGATGTTTGGTTACGCTACTAATGAAACAGATGTACTGATGCCAGCACCTATTACCTACGCTCATCGTCTTGTAGCGCGTCAGTCTCAGGTCCGTAAAAATGGTACCCTACCTTGGCTACGTCCAGATGCTAAAAGCCAAGTTACTTTTGCTTATGACAAAGGTAAAGTTATTGGTATCGATACCGTAGTACTTTCCACCCAACACGTAGAAAATATTGCGTTACCAAACTTACAAGAAGCGGTCATGGAAGAGATAATCAAACCTGTATTACCAGCTGAGTGGCTTTCTGCACAAACAAAATTTTTTATCAACCCAACTGGCCGTTTTGTCATCGGTGGCCCAATGGGTGATTGTGGCCTGACTGGTCGTAAAATTATCGTAGATACCTACGGTGGTATGGCTCGTCACGGTGGAGGCGCATTTTCCGGCAAAGATCCATCTAAAGTAGACCGTTCTGCCGCCTATGCAGCGCGTTATGTGGCAAAAAATATTGTGGCAGCAGGACTTGCAGAAAAATGTGAAATTCAGGTATCTTATGCAATTGGCGTCGCAGAACCTACTTCTCTTACCATCGAGACGTTCGGTACTGAAAAAATTCCAGCTAATAATCTAACTGCCTTAGTACATGAGTTTTTTGATTTGCGTCCTTATAGCTTAATCAGGATGCTTAATTTATTACAACCTATCTACCGTGAAACTGCAACTTATGGTCATTTTGGTCGTGAGCATTTTCCGTGGGAAAAGACTGACAAAGCAATACTATTGCGCGATGCAGCAACTTAAATAAGAAATAGTTGTAACTTTGTATTACGATTAACATCGAAATATTAAATAATAAATGTACGAGCCCGTACATATGGTAAATGTGCATAAGCATGTTGACGAGCTGACTTAATAAATGCTTCGGTCATTGGTTGATGCTGTTCACCATCACGTACTGCGGCATAGAGACGACTCCATAATCCTTCCCCCAGTGAGATAGTATCAATAAGACCTTGGCGCTCAAAACTTTCTACCACCCAGTGGGGTAATGCAGCAATACCCATATGTGCGGATACCATTTGAATTAATAGTAGAGTATTATCAACGGTTTTAAAGACTGGACTTATACCAGCGGGCTGCAGAAACTTACGCCAAATATCCATACGGCTACGCTGCACCGGATAAATAAGAAGTGTTTCCTCGCATAAATCATGGGGAGTAATAGCTAATTTATGAGCTAAATAATGAGTAGGTGCCAATACCAATCGAACTTCGTAATCAAATATTGGCGCGTAGTACAAACCACTGCGTGCTAAAATATCTGATGTTAGCACTAAATCTAATTTACCTTGTTGTAGCGCTGGTTGTGGATCAAAGGTAACGCCGGAGCGAAAATCCATTAGTACTTGTGGCCATTTTTCGTTAAATTTTGCTAGAGCTGGAGTAAGCCACTGAATACAGCTATGACACTCAATCGCCAAACGTATTGTGGTCTGATGTGGCTGCTGACAAGTCTGCAGCGCCTGTTGTACTTGTGGTAATATTTGTTCTGCAAGCTGCAGTAATATGTCACCCTGTGTAGTAAAACGTAGCGGCTGGCTTTTACGCACGAACAAACGAAAACCTAGGCGATGTTCGAGATCGCTAAATTGATGTGATAACGCTGATTGAGTTTGGTGAATTTGCGCTGCCGCAGCAGCCAACGAACCGCTATTACGCAACACCTGCAGAGTTCGAAGATGTTTTAGTTCGATCATGAGAGTGTTTCATCTAGAAGTGAATAATTTGCGCTTGTACACTCTACAGTACACCGTAATTATAGGAGTGTAAACATCTGGACGTCTTAATTGGAGAAGCTAATGGTAATTTTGAGTCATACACTAGGTTTTCCTCGCATCGGCTTGCACCGTGAATTAAAAAAAGCGCAGGAAAGTTATTGGAATGGTCATATAAATCAGCAACAGTTGCTTAACATAGGTCAAGAGCTTCGTGCACGTCACTGGCAACAGCAGAAAGATGCCGGGATAGATATACTACCAGTAGGTGATTTCGCCTGGTATGATCATGTGCTAACTACTAGCTTAATGCTAGATAATGTACCAGTACGTCACCGTAACGGCGATGAGCCAAATGATATTGATACCTTGTACCGCATTGGTCGTGGTAGCGCACCAACTGGGAAACCAGCAGTAGCTGCTGAAATGACTAAATGGTTTAATACTAACTATCATTATATAGTGCCAGAATTTACTGTGGGTCAAACATTTAACCTGGGTTGGACTCAGTTGCTAGAAGAAGTTGATGAGGCTCTAGCATTAGGCTACCGCGTTAAGCCAGTACTCCTTGGGCCAGTTAGTTACTTATGGTTAGGTAAAGTAAAAGGAACAAATTTTGACCGCCTATCGCTACTATCGGCACTATTACCAGTTTATCAGCAAGTATTAGTCGAACTTGCTAAACGTGGCGTAGACTGGGTACAGATCGACGAGCCAGCGTTAATACTAGAACTACCACCAGCATGGTGCTACGCTTACCATAGTGCCTATGAACATCTACAAGGATATACGAAACTATTACTAACTACTTATTTCGACAGCATCGCGCATCATCTGGAGATCATCACTACGCTATCGGTACAGGGGCTGCATGTTGATCTGATTGCTGGTGGCGATGACCTTAAAGCTTTACATCACCATCTACCATTAGACTGGGTGCTATCAGCTGGAGTAATAAACGGTCGCAATGTATGGCGTGCTAATCTACAAAGCTGGTTTGAGCAACTACGTTCATTAGTTGGTCAGCGAGAACTCTGGGTTAGCTCTTCTTGCTCACTTTTGCATAGTCCAATAGATTTAAGCATTGAGACTTCTATGGATAAGGAAGTTAAAAGTTGGTTTGCCTTTGCAATACAAAAATGTGCGGAACTAGGCTTACTACGTAGTGCGCTAAATCAGCAGGATCAGATTGAACAGCAAACTAAATTAGCTAATTACAGCGCGCCGATCCGCGCGCGTCAGGAATCAAAACAAGTTACAAATCCGCAAGTTCAAGCTAGGCTGGAGCAAATCACCAACGCTGATAGTCAGCGCCAGCAGCATTATGCTGACCGTATAAAAGTTCAGCGTACGCGATTTAACTTACCGATATTACCTACAACAACTATCGGTTCTTTCCCGCAAACCTCCGCAATCCGTAACTTACGTCTTAATTTTAAGAATGGACGCTTAGATGATGATAGTTATCGAATAGGTATTCGTGATCATATTAAGCAAGCTATTACTGAGCAGGATTTATTAGGTCTCGATGTTTTAGTACACGGAGAGGCCGAGCGTAACGATATGGTAGAATATTTTGGTGAGCATTTAGATGGCTTTATTTTTACCCAGAATGGTTGGGTCCAGAGTTACGGCTCCCGTTGTGTTAAGCCACCGATTATTGTCGGTGATATTAGTCGTCCACAGCCAATGACAGTAGAATGGGCGAGCTATGCTCAATCTTTAACTAAGAAACCTGTAAAAGGTATGCTAACTGGACCAGTCACGATTCTATGTTGGTCGTTTCCGCGCGAGGATATTAGTCGTCAAACTATAGCTAGACAGATAGCTTTAGCGTTGCGTGACGAAGTCATAGATCTCGAGCAGGCTGGAATAGGCATCATTCAAATTGATGAGCCAGCTTTACGCGAAGGATTGCCATTGAAACATTCTACCTGGCACGAGTATCTTAAATGGGCCGTAGAAGCATTCCGTCTGACCGCTGCAGTTGCTAAAAATCATACTCAGATCCATACCCATATGTGCTATAGCGAATTTAACGATATCATGGATTCTATTGCGGCGCTGGATGCTGATGTCATAACGATTGAAACCTCTCGTTCAGATATGGAGTTGCTTAAAATATTTAATAAGTTTCATTATCCTAATGATATTGGACCTGGGGTATATGATATTCATTCGCCTAACATACCAAGCGATGCTTCGATAATTAAGCTGTTGCGCAAAGCAGTAGAAAGTATACCAGTAGAACGTTTATGGGTTAACCCAGACTGTGGCTTAAAAACCCGCACTTGGTCAGAAACCCGTCAAGCTCTAGCAAATATGGTAACTGCAGCACGTAAACTGCGCGAAGAAAAGCTGTAACAATGCAAACGTACTACAAGTATACAGGTAATATACTAGTATTTTTTGGTAGATTAGGTTTGGTTTAATCTCTTACTAGTTTTTATTTTAGTTATATAATAGATGCTAAACAGGTAGCTAGTCTATAGATGAACATAGCTAGTTATCTGTTACTAGCACTGTAGTTTTGTTTCATACCCAATTATCAACTATAATAGTTTTAACCCGCAAGGTTAATAGCTTCTTTCATTTTTCGCATCTTCTTAATTAGTGCCTAACGAATTATAACCCACTACTAGAAACAAAGGTCTTAAGTAAACGCGGAATCAGCATATGATCACGTAAACGGTTATGGTAGGTGCGGTGCATACAATATTAACCCAAAATACTTGCTGGGAAAAACTCATGTATTTAATAATATTTTACAACGTGGGGAGCGCCCTGCTAGGCATGCTTAGCGGCTGGTTAATCACTCGTATTCAATATGATAAAAAACATCTCAAACGCCAGGCTGAATGGTCTCATCTGGCACAGACGTTACAGATGACTCATCAACAACAGGCACTAGAGCTTCGTGCACGTGAGCAGCTTGAGCAAAAGTTATACAACGGCGAACGAACTTTACATCAATTATATAGCAAGCTTGCAGCCGCAGAAGAACGTCTTAGCTCCTTAGATCATTTTCGTAATGATTGTACACAACTCAGTCAGGAACTACGTGTGCTGCAGGAAAAAAATAGTATTCTGAAAGCAGAGCTACGGGAAGTCACTATTCGTTTGGAAGAAACTCAGTTAGCAGCTGAAGATAAGCAACGTCTGCTTATTAATAGCGAACAACGGCTATCATCACAGTTCGAAAATCTAGCTCACCGTATTTTTGAACAAAACGGACGCCAAGTTAATGAACAGAACCGGCAAAGTCTTGACCAACTGCTGATTCCTCTGCGCGAACAATTAGATGGTTTCCGCCGACAAATGCAGGACAGCTTTAGCAATGAAGCGCGGGAACGCCATACTTTAGCCCATGAGATTAGTAATTTGCAGCAACTACATATACATATGACTCAAGAAGCAGTAAACCTAACCAAAGCTCTAAAAGGCGATAATAGAGTACAGGGAAATTGGGGAGAAATAGTTCTAAGTAGGGTTTTGGAAGCGTCTGGTCTTCGGGAAGGACACGAATTTCATACTCAAGTCAATATTCAGCACGGCGATGAACAACGATTACAGCCAGATGTGGTAGTACGACTACCACAGGGTAAGGATGTTGTCATTGACGCGAAAATGTCGTTAGTGGCTTATGAACGCTATTTTAATAGCGACAATGAAGCAGATCGTAAGTTAGCACTTACTGATCATGTAAATTCATTACGCACCCATATGAAACGGCTAGGCCGAAAAGATTATCAACGATTGCTTGGTTTACGATCGTTAGATTATGTTTTGATGTTTATACCAGTTGAGCCTGCTTTTATGGTCGCTATTAATCAGCATCCTGAACTTATTAGCGAAGCTTTAGCGCATAATATTATGCTAGTTAGTCCTACTACGTTATTAGTAGCACTGCGTACCATAAATAATTTATGGCGTTACGAACACCAAAGCAGGAATGCCCAGCATATTGCAGATCGCGCTACACGACTATACGATAAATTTCGTCTTTTTGTCGATGATATGAATACTATAGGCCAAAGTTTAGAGAAAGCACAAGCAAGTTATCGGCTCGCGATGAAAAAATTAGCTTATGGTCGTGGTAATATGATCAGTCAAGCAGAAGGATTTCGTA encodes the following:
- the rmuC gene encoding DNA recombination protein RmuC, giving the protein MYLIIFYNVGSALLGMLSGWLITRIQYDKKHLKRQAEWSHLAQTLQMTHQQQALELRAREQLEQKLYNGERTLHQLYSKLAAAEERLSSLDHFRNDCTQLSQELRVLQEKNSILKAELREVTIRLEETQLAAEDKQRLLINSEQRLSSQFENLAHRIFEQNGRQVNEQNRQSLDQLLIPLREQLDGFRRQMQDSFSNEARERHTLAHEISNLQQLHIHMTQEAVNLTKALKGDNRVQGNWGEIVLSRVLEASGLREGHEFHTQVNIQHGDEQRLQPDVVVRLPQGKDVVIDAKMSLVAYERYFNSDNEADRKLALTDHVNSLRTHMKRLGRKDYQRLLGLRSLDYVLMFIPVEPAFMVAINQHPELISEALAHNIMLVSPTTLLVALRTINNLWRYEHQSRNAQHIADRATRLYDKFRLFVDDMNTIGQSLEKAQASYRLAMKKLAYGRGNMISQAEGFRTLGVEIQRPIAPVSASILDGHIIFTEQPDDTTLHDELPLRE
- the metE gene encoding 5-methyltetrahydropteroyltriglutamate--homocysteine S-methyltransferase, with translation MVILSHTLGFPRIGLHRELKKAQESYWNGHINQQQLLNIGQELRARHWQQQKDAGIDILPVGDFAWYDHVLTTSLMLDNVPVRHRNGDEPNDIDTLYRIGRGSAPTGKPAVAAEMTKWFNTNYHYIVPEFTVGQTFNLGWTQLLEEVDEALALGYRVKPVLLGPVSYLWLGKVKGTNFDRLSLLSALLPVYQQVLVELAKRGVDWVQIDEPALILELPPAWCYAYHSAYEHLQGYTKLLLTTYFDSIAHHLEIITTLSVQGLHVDLIAGGDDLKALHHHLPLDWVLSAGVINGRNVWRANLQSWFEQLRSLVGQRELWVSSSCSLLHSPIDLSIETSMDKEVKSWFAFAIQKCAELGLLRSALNQQDQIEQQTKLANYSAPIRARQESKQVTNPQVQARLEQITNADSQRQQHYADRIKVQRTRFNLPILPTTTIGSFPQTSAIRNLRLNFKNGRLDDDSYRIGIRDHIKQAITEQDLLGLDVLVHGEAERNDMVEYFGEHLDGFIFTQNGWVQSYGSRCVKPPIIVGDISRPQPMTVEWASYAQSLTKKPVKGMLTGPVTILCWSFPREDISRQTIARQIALALRDEVIDLEQAGIGIIQIDEPALREGLPLKHSTWHEYLKWAVEAFRLTAAVAKNHTQIHTHMCYSEFNDIMDSIAALDADVITIETSRSDMELLKIFNKFHYPNDIGPGVYDIHSPNIPSDASIIKLLRKAVESIPVERLWVNPDCGLKTRTWSETRQALANMVTAARKLREEKL
- the pckA gene encoding phosphoenolpyruvate carboxykinase (ATP); the encoded protein is MVSKKMNLQQLNLISYGITDCCEIIYNPSFEQLFVEETNQYLTGFERCTVTSSGAVAVNTGIFTGRSPFDKYLVRDKNTSHKLWWSDDQNDNDNHPISQDTWEHLKILVGKQLSSKRLFIIDVFCGAKEDNRLRVRFITEVAWQAHFVKNMFIRPNETDLKVFEPDFVVLNGAKCTNPNWREQGMHSENFIAFNLTEGMQLIGGTWYGGEMKKGIFSVMNYKLPLKGIASMHCSANVGANDDVALFFGLSGTGKTTLSHDSKRRLIGDDEHGWDDNGIFNLEGGCYAKTMHLNAEAEPDIFQAIRRDALLENVVVRIDGSVDYNDSSKTENTRVSYPIYHIENIVKPVSYASHASTVIFLTADAFGVLPPVATLTAEQAQYYFLSGFTAKLSGTERGVMAPIPTFSACFAAAFLSLHPTIYAAMLAKRMEAVGTSAYLVNTGWNGSGNRISITDTRIIINAILSRKINEAPKINLPIFNLTIPQNLVGINSTLLDPRMTYVNQAEWQKKASDLAQSFIDNFNQLTKMFAVQVQGLHSAGPQL
- the metR gene encoding HTH-type transcriptional regulator MetR, yielding MIELKHLRTLQVLRNSGSLAAAAAQIHQTQSALSHQFSDLEHRLGFRLFVRKSQPLRFTTQGDILLQLAEQILPQVQQALQTCQQPHQTTIRLAIECHSCIQWLTPALAKFNEKWPQVLMDFRSGVTFDPQPALQQGKLDLVLTSDILARSGLYYAPIFDYEVRLVLAPTHYLAHKLAITPHDLCEETLLIYPVQRSRMDIWRKFLQPAGISPVFKTVDNTLLLIQMVSAHMGIAALPHWVVESFERQGLIDTISLGEGLWSRLYAAVRDGEQHQPMTEAFIKSARQHAYAHLPYVRARTFII
- the feoB gene encoding Fe(2+) transporter permease subunit FeoB, with translation MITQRTVALIGNPNSGKTTLFNQLTGAHQRVGNWPGVTVERKEDYFYTASHRIILVDLPGVYSITTLSLQSSLDEQIACSYIFDGQPDVLINVVDAAYLERNLFLTLQLRELGVPCIVALKMLDIAYRQNITIDIPKLEQQLGCQVVSLISNCNDGITKLKTLLENPIITAPILAIEYPEAICQAIHKIESLLPAASSLPHPPRWLALHILEGDIYSSALIKAPKLIDSLHVTLQQEAPLLIADARYGVVITICEQVSNGHLITTNNRVTTSLDAILLNRWLGIPLFFLVIYLMFILTIKLGGSLQPLFEAVSKIIVIESTQLLSYQLHAPRWLTLLLIQGIGGGINTLLPLIPQISLMYFCLSFLENSGYMARTAFVIDKLMQYLGLPGKSFVPLIIGFGCNIPAVMGARTLNVHRDRLMTIMMAPFMSCGARLTIFTIFASIFFSNNGATLVFSLYMLGIIVAIFTGLMLKYVFMYDERIPFIMELPVYHMPHMKHLLLQTWQLLKNFMRRTSKVIVLASVIISPLDSFTLHGHLADNVHNSILASISKKITPLLKPIGVQEENWQATIALMSGAIAKEMVVSTLNTLYTFEQMTLVHTPFEFNKFNFLATLSNGLADTWQNIQDTFCINSLYHQIEVKTSKNDQKIMMNYNSMSMMSRKFGSATAAYSYLIFVLLYVPCVSVLGVIAHESNISWMILAALWGCNIAYSLATLFYQIATFSYHYFYSMIAIMLVLSMNCLLIIVLYNLRHHFNKS
- the metK gene encoding methionine adenosyltransferase, which codes for MAKHLFTSESVSEGHPDKIADQISDAVLDAILAQDLKARVACETYVKTGMVLVGGEITTSAWIDIEELTRNTIREIGYTHSDMKFDANSCAVLSLISKQSPDINQGIDRTDPIEQGAGDQGLMFGYATNETDVLMPAPITYAHRLVARQSQVRKNGTLPWLRPDAKSQVTFAYDKGKVIGIDTVVLSTQHVENIALPNLQEAVMEEIIKPVLPAEWLSAQTKFFINPTGRFVIGGPMGDCGLTGRKIIVDTYGGMARHGGGAFSGKDPSKVDRSAAYAARYVAKNIVAAGLAEKCEIQVSYAIGVAEPTSLTIETFGTEKIPANNLTALVHEFFDLRPYSLIRMLNLLQPIYRETATYGHFGREHFPWEKTDKAILLRDAAT
- a CDS encoding FeoC-like transcriptional regulator; this encodes MSKLLQIRDTLVLLDQADARTLSLLLNIPKTMTQAILEILEIRGQIEKVSNNTIKTCEDCSHNCNLPYYRLRSPKS
- the nudE gene encoding ADP compounds hydrolase NudE, which encodes MDNILHKPKINYVETVARSRLFTIESVNLEFSNGVCRVYERMQPSDRESVMIVPVIDDHLLLIREYGVGIEDYELSFPKGLIDAGEEIMEAANRELMEEAGYGAQNFTFLHSLTIAPSYLSSKMNIVVAQKLYPQKRQGDEPETLPLVRWPVSHMLALLNEIDFCEARNISALFLAHAWLR